The Anastrepha ludens isolate Willacy chromosome 2, idAnaLude1.1, whole genome shotgun sequence genome contains a region encoding:
- the LOC128866598 gene encoding uncharacterized protein LOC128866598 encodes MVGKSYISVEFISLATLVLIILSLTDSCMAIKCFKCSVTSEKIILRNVTVFTPMCTKFDESEEFITDCPFSTMCLKTISTLHLQHEMQDTITRGCANQKDTTQVFKNRQWQQEHSVQEVYDEGCIEFKENHLSASGKTYCYCRGDLCNSGPREIYADRVLLMIYFILFSFLFL; translated from the exons gTCGGGAAGTCCTATATCAGCGTCGAATTTATAAGTCTGGCTACTTTAGTGTTAATCATTTTATCATTAACAG ATTCCTGTATGGCGATAAAATGTTTCAAGTGCAGCGTTACatcggaaaaaattattttacgaaACGTAACAGTTTTCACACCAATGTGTACGAAATTTGACGAGTCCGAAGAATTCATAACCGACTGCCCATTTTCAACAATGTGCCTTAAAACAATATCAACACTTCATTTGCAACACGAAATGCAAGATACTATTACGAGAGGCTGCGCTAACCAAAAAGACACTACACAG GTTTTTAAAAACCGTCAATGGCAACAAGAACATTCGGTCCAAGAAGTTTACGATGAAGGGTGTATTGAGTTTAAGGAAAATCATTTGTCCGCCTCGGGAAAAACATACTGCTACTGCCGTGGTGATCTATGTAACTCAGGACCTCGGGAAATCTATGCTGATCGCGTATTATTAATgatatactttattttattttcctttttgttcCTTTAG